The following are from one region of the Primulina eburnea isolate SZY01 chromosome 17, ASM2296580v1, whole genome shotgun sequence genome:
- the LOC140818819 gene encoding protein RGF1 INDUCIBLE TRANSCRIPTION FACTOR 1-like, translating into METMLVPPWLVRLLNTTFFNVCRTHGDAARSECNMFCLDCNSDGFCFYCRSSKHEDHQVIQIRRSSYHDVVRVSEIQKVLEINDVQTYVINSARVLFLNERPQPKGGKTVSHVCEICGRSLLDTFRFCSLGCKLAGIKSNGDASFTLYEKNTVAIQRGEGISRRVKEEEEDQELREGSQQEIYPISPPPILSSARRRKGIPHRAPFRS; encoded by the exons ATG GAGACAATGCTGGTGCCGCCATGGCTGGTAAGATTGCTAAACACAACCTTCTTCAATGTTTGCCGGACTCACGGGGATGCGGCCCGGAGCGAATGCAATATGTTTTGCTTAGATTGCAACAGCGATGGGTTTTGCTTCTACTGCAGGTCATCCAAACACGAAGATCATCAAGTTATTCAG ATAAGGAGATCTTCGTATCACGACGTGGTGAGGGTTTCCGAGATTCAGAAGGTTTTGGAGATAAATGATGTGCAGACATATGTGATAAACAGCGCGAGGGTTTTGTTTCTGAATGAAAGGCCTCAGCCTAAAGGTGGGAAGACTGTCTCTCATGTATGTGAAATTTGTGGAAGGAGCCTTTTGGATACTTTTCGATTTTGTTCTTTGGGTTGTAAG ctTGCGGGAATAAAGAGTAATGGGGATGCAAGCTTTACATTATATGAAAAGAATACGGTAGCAATACAAAGAGGAGAAGGTATTTCAAGAAGAGtgaaggaagaagaagaagatcaaGAATTGCGTGAAGGATCACAACAAGAAATATACCCAATCTCACCTCCTCCTATTCTTTCTAGTGCAAGAAGAAGAAAGGGTATTCCTCATAGGGCTCCTTTTAGGTCCTaa